The region gaggcccaggatgcttcgatagcggcgtttagctcatctagagtgttgggtcttgagtctctcaacgttctcttcacaatatcccacagattctctatggggttcaggtcaggagagttggcaggccaattgagcacagtgataccatggtcagtaaaccatttaccagtggttttggcactgtgagcaggtgccaggtcgtgctgaaaaatgaaatcttcatctccatgaagcttttcagcagatggaagcatgaagtgctccaaaatctcctgatagctagctgcattgaccctgcccttgataaaacacagtggaccaacaccagcagctgacacggcaccccagaccatcactgactgtgggtacttgacactggacttctggcattttggcatttccttctccccagtcttcctccagactctggcaccttgatttccgaatgacatgcagaatttgctttcatccgaaaatagtactttggaccactgagccaacagtccagtgctgcttctctgtagcccaggtccggcgcttctgccgctgtttctggttcaaaagtggcttgacctggggaatgcggcacctgtagcccatttcctgcacacgcctgtgcacggtggctctggatgtttctactccagactcagtccactgcttccgcaggtcccccaaggtctggaatcggcccttctccacaatcttcctcagggtccggtcacctcttctcgttgtgcagcgttttctgccacactttttccttcccacagacttcccactgaggtgccttgatacagcactctgggaacagcctattcgttcagaaatgtctttctgtgtcttaccctcttgcttgagggtgtcaatagtggccttctggacagcagtcaggtcggcagtcttacccatgattggggttttgagtgatgaaccaggctgggagttttaaaggcctcaggaatcttttgtaggtgtttagagttaactcgttgattcagatgattaggttcatagctcgtttagagacccttttaatgatctgctaattttgtgagataggaattttgggttttcatgagctgtatgccaaaatcatccgtattaagacaataaaagacctgaaatatttcagttagtgtgcaatgaatctaaaatatatgaatgttaaattttcattatgacattatggaaaataattaactttatcacaatatgctaatattttgagaaggacctgtacattttaaaaagactaTGAATAAGATTCATTTGTGGAGAAGAGCACCACACACCTCATAGCAGAACACATGACTTGGGAGGCCTGAATGGGTTATCACTGGAGGGTACCCCAGTCAGGAGTGGATCTTTGTGAGCATTTTGCAAACAGAAGGTCTTCAGTTCTGCGGCTGCCTGAGAGACCTAAACAATATAGAAAAGACAACAGAGGACTGTTTGTTAATGATCATTATCAACTCAGGTGGTCAGAATGCATAATTAAAACTGATGCAGTCTGGTACAGAACTCCCACAAGTGGTTGTGCATGTGTGAACCTGTCTATGCTGAATACAGCAATGATCCCGTTAAAGTACATTTAAAGTGTACGTAGTCCCATTAAAATAATCTCTAcactttttccacctttaatgtgataTGTGTGAGATGTGTGaatgtacagtcatattcaataaataataattttattgaaatgttcatttatttcagtgactCAGTTCAATCAATAGATTAATTGTACATACACTGGTGCTTTCGATCATTTATTTCGgttaattatgataattttctgcttccagctgataaaaacatgacttaagattagaatattacatcagaccaataaaaaacacatttgtaatacagaaatgttgattTAATCAAGGGAATGtgtaatacctgcttaaaggttattaacaggtacttttaatctgacaaaaaagCCTAATTTGACATATATTCTCATTTACTGGATATGTCTGTATATCTGGTACAATTCaactgaacaaaaaatatatGCAATACCCTTGTAAAATGTATTCACACTCCTAAACAAAGGCTAATACTTTGTTGATGTACCTTCTAATTCACTGCACTTGGTCTTTTTGAGGTAAAAACCACTGTTCATAATTTCTTCCAACTTGACTAAAGCTCCACTTTCAGCAGAAGAAGATCCCCAACCCCCcaaagcatgatactgccacaaCCAGAATTACTGAAGTGTGAAATATATCCTTTAGAATGAATGCCAAAAGTTTATCCTTGGTTTTATCATATATCTGTGACACACTCTTTTACAAAGGTTTTTGGAGATTTTAGCCAGGCCAAGCTGTTTCCTCCGGAAGGCATCCATCTTGTAACCCTTCAATTTTATCCAAGCATAGGAAGAACACAGGTGATTGTTATCACATGCAAAACACAACCATTGCTGGTCAAAAAAGCTGGCATGACACTCTCCCACTATCATGCACTGTGCTTGCAGATCCACTTACAACTACCTGCTGCCAATACTGAGTAGGCACCGCACTGCTGGAATCATTTCTGGAGCAACATCCTCACAAGGAGAAGATCCTGGAACAAACTGGCCACTTTTGGGGTCCAGAACTCTTCTTTACTTCAACTGAACCTCCCAGCTTGATGTTCTTGAGGATCCTGAAACAGTTGTCAGGTGTAATATTTTTCATCCATTTCCTTCATTGTGAGGCTATTTTGATGCCAAGCAATGTTGGTTGTAAAATGCTCTTACAGATGTCAACaatttcaagcaagcggtctGTTAATTAGATTCAGAGAGATTTTAGCCATACGGTCTTGGACAGCTCACCTCTGTCTATGATGAGACTGTACTGAAATGTAGTAAGTGGATCAACTTTTGCCACTGCAAATAATCAGTAACATTGTTTAATTTGCACTTCACAATGAATTAATGTGCATCTCATCACTCTGCACTCTTAGGCAAACAATCTGGAGGGAGTGGTTGCATTGCAAATGGGAGAAGATAGGATATTTCCCCATTTGCATGGTTGACCTTATTAAACATGTCAACCATGCACAACAAGCCATACATGGTACAAACAGCTAACTGGATGATAATAATGTGGATAATAATACTGAATCAAATAGATCTCATCAGTAAATATCTGTAGAAATCCTATTCAGTTCCAGCTATTGttgaaaatgtcaaatttaTGCTGCCTGGTGTGATGTCATGAACTGCAATACACACAATAGTAATAATATGTTTTATGTCTCTTAACTTAGAAACAAAAGTTCAAAAGCTGCCTTAAAACTATGAGTAAAGTCAACTTTCATATTTGCATGGTCTTAACTCTGAAAAGCTAAAGAACAGTCAGGACAATTAACAACTATAAACACTGGAATAACACATAAACGTAcactctgtgtttaaaaaaaacctcattATAACAAGTGGAGTTTAAGAGATAAAATACGCAATGAAACTAAGGGGCTGTCAGTTTTTACAGTGCATACTCAATcagcagtttgtttgttttttaaacaatgatGAAATCATATCTGACATTAACACTTCATTACCCACCTGTGTTTTTATCATTGTacaattaggaaaaaaaatccagttaCACCTCTCAATTAAGTAATGATGTTCATGCAGTTGACTTTTCACAAATGGATACACAGCATCCCTGGTTTTGCAGTAATCTATTTGGGGGtccatttaatttgttttaatcattttcgATGTTTACTTTCTTTTAAGCTGTACACTAGATTCGTTACCTCTTCTTTCACCTTTAAGCCTACAAGTCTTGCTGAAGAGTTGTGTCAATAGATAGAAGTGCTAGACAAAACCGAAAATTGCTTTTTGATTTGAATTATTCTTGCCAAAAATCAAAAGTCTACATAGTTTCTCTTCGGACTGTACATTTTcagacaattttttttaatctctccCATGGGGGACATGACCCCTGTTCTAAAATAAGTATCCCGCCAACAGTCCCAGCAGTCACACAGCAGCACAATCAACAAAGCCATCACTGTGCTCAACTCACAGCGGAAAGTCCGTCTGCAGCCATTTCCGAGAAATTACACATAAATACCGCTTTCAAATTACTTTCCAATGGTAATAAAGGTGTAGTTTAGAGCGAATACTTGGGAAGTTTGTCTCGGGGAAGGAAACGTTCATTTACAACTACTTTGCATTGACTTAAACATCAATTTATTCCATATGAGGACATCTGGACTATTTGAACTTAAGTTTTAAGACAGCACTCACTGTTATAGAGAAAAGACTTTAAAAAGTCACAAAGTTCTGTGCCGTCGATATTAAATGTTCCCATTGATAACGCGCATCACGCTCAGCGAGGTTCGGTGAGGATGCGCTCCAGAGCAGGAGTCACGCGCACAGTGGGGTCCAGAGCGGGACTCGCTTACCTTTAACCGCCGGACGCTGGCTTCCAGCCGCAGCTGCTTCACTGCCTTCTGGGCCATGACCAAGCTGCTGTTGGCCGCACTGTTGTTCGACATGACCGAGTCCATATAGCGGAGAAAGTTGCTGCTTCGGTTTGCCAATTATACCGACATGAACGAAGTCCGAGGTGTGGGAAAGCAGGACTTCCGGTagaaattttcaaaaataaaaacaatgtttaatatTAGTAGGCTAATAGATTTTAATATGAATAGATTTTTGACAATTCCTGTCataaattatgatttatttatttatgcagtTAATTACTGAATTgca is a window of Girardinichthys multiradiatus isolate DD_20200921_A chromosome Y, DD_fGirMul_XY1, whole genome shotgun sequence DNA encoding:
- the LOC124864732 gene encoding guanine nucleotide-binding protein G(I)/G(S)/G(O) subunit gamma-5-like, translating into MDSVMSNNSAANSSLVMAQKAVKQLRLEASVRRLKVSQAAAELKTFCLQNAHKDPLLTGVPSSDNPFRPPKSCVLL